Proteins from a genomic interval of Flammeovirgaceae bacterium SG7u.111:
- a CDS encoding sigma-70 family RNA polymerase sigma factor, whose translation MDDENVIWGKFKEGSSDAFYSLYDLYYQPLFYYGMRISGNKDLTRDAIHDLFLELWESRTRIKNVQSIKPYLLKSLRNIIIDILNKDKKTLNVFEDAFFEKNTIETILSQEDVIIQEYDSSINVEQLNKAFNILSSRQKEIIYLRFYSNLNYKEIAEITNLKYQSVRNLVSKALLKLKESLIFFLIFLSLTINQLHS comes from the coding sequence ATGGATGATGAAAATGTTATTTGGGGGAAGTTTAAAGAAGGGAGCTCCGATGCATTTTATAGCTTATACGATCTATATTACCAACCTTTATTTTATTATGGAATGAGAATTTCAGGTAATAAAGATCTTACCAGAGATGCTATTCATGATCTTTTTTTAGAGCTGTGGGAGTCTAGAACACGAATAAAGAATGTACAAAGTATAAAGCCCTATCTGCTTAAGAGCCTAAGAAATATCATTATTGATATTCTCAATAAGGACAAGAAGACATTAAATGTATTTGAAGATGCTTTCTTTGAAAAAAACACCATTGAAACTATCCTTTCCCAAGAGGATGTGATCATACAAGAGTATGATAGTTCAATAAATGTGGAACAGTTGAACAAAGCTTTTAATATACTCAGCAGTAGGCAAAAAGAGATAATTTATTTGCGTTTCTACAGCAACTTGAATTACAAAGAGATTGCCGAAATAACCAACCTAAAATATCAATCAGTTAGAAACCTAGTTAGCAAAGCCCTCCTAAAACTAAAAGAGAGCCTCATCTTTTTTTTAATTTTTTTATCACTCACTATCAATCAATTACATAGTTAA
- a CDS encoding FecR domain-containing protein, which translates to MKEYDKYEIADFLSDPSFQDYALGKDENAINQWNTWINNHPEKQTLVLHAKGLLNSLQFIEKPIDDTQLLIDKQKLQSAIAAINLKKNISPTRTRKFIPSVWLKIAASIALFLLVGYTFWKSAQSLRGNLVESTPISWVTKETQSGQKLSITLQDGTKIKLNSNTKVRFSSPWTENKREVFFEGEAFFVVAKDPTRPFIIHTNSPISTSVLGTSFNMRAYPDENGIEVALVEGKVKVFNKTAQNEQMILNPLEKAYYNKKEDGLSKSGFDLAKTLAWKDGILFFENATFDEVIKQLESWYGVDFIIESRPTFVEGFSGKFHNQVLEDVLIGISYTSEFNYRIEKNKVYISK; encoded by the coding sequence ATGAAGGAATACGATAAATATGAAATTGCAGATTTTTTGTCTGATCCATCTTTTCAAGATTATGCCTTGGGCAAGGATGAAAATGCAATAAATCAATGGAACACTTGGATAAACAACCATCCTGAAAAACAAACACTTGTACTTCATGCTAAAGGTTTGTTGAACTCTCTCCAATTTATCGAAAAACCAATAGATGATACCCAACTACTCATTGATAAACAAAAGCTGCAAAGCGCAATTGCTGCTATTAATTTAAAGAAGAACATTTCCCCTACACGTACACGTAAATTCATCCCTTCTGTTTGGCTCAAGATAGCCGCTTCTATAGCCCTATTTCTATTGGTAGGTTATACATTTTGGAAAAGTGCTCAATCACTGCGAGGTAATCTGGTTGAATCAACACCGATCAGCTGGGTAACCAAAGAAACCCAAAGTGGGCAAAAGTTAAGTATCACGTTGCAAGATGGGACTAAAATAAAGCTCAACTCCAATACTAAAGTTCGGTTCTCATCACCTTGGACTGAGAACAAAAGAGAAGTGTTTTTTGAAGGAGAGGCTTTTTTTGTGGTAGCCAAAGACCCAACCCGCCCTTTTATTATCCATACCAATAGTCCTATATCTACATCAGTTTTAGGCACTTCATTTAACATGAGAGCCTATCCTGATGAAAATGGTATAGAGGTAGCGCTAGTAGAAGGGAAGGTAAAAGTTTTTAATAAAACAGCCCAAAATGAGCAAATGATCCTCAATCCATTGGAAAAAGCGTATTATAACAAAAAAGAAGACGGGCTTTCCAAATCTGGTTTTGACCTCGCCAAAACACTTGCTTGGAAGGATGGCATCTTGTTTTTTGAGAATGCTACTTTTGATGAAGTGATAAAGCAGCTCGAAAGCTGGTATGGTGTTGATTTTATCATAGAAAGCCGACCAACATTTGTGGAAGGTTTTTCTGGCAAATTCCACAATCAGGTACTGGAAGATGTATTGATAGGAATAAGTTATACTTCCGAATTCAATTACAGGATCGAAAAAAACAAAGTATATATCTCCAAATAA